The following are encoded together in the Triticum dicoccoides isolate Atlit2015 ecotype Zavitan chromosome 6B, WEW_v2.0, whole genome shotgun sequence genome:
- the LOC119326790 gene encoding uncharacterized protein At4g06744-like has protein sequence MAIHLKSPFTRNLVFLLSCTTAIAVASSRPQLSYKTSQGHTAPSDYPQPHDFPNERLYQAYCVIQSFKNTITRDPMNITSTWIGHDICGEKTYAGFYCTALPGHGQNLTITSAVLNGFGLCAPKLQGFIDQLPDLALFQASSNNFGAFDLPILAGLAYLYKLDTSDDQFAESLAQRDINGFTDEKVYVTTPPVNLQARLCWMGHCSGAGAHLGGQKTQSRLITSATNAKALLLNDDNLSGPLPANIGFSKLSYLALVNNKLAGPIPPSIAHMQDSLLEMLLRNNQLSGCLPNELGMLTKTTVIDAGMNQLTGPIPSSFSCLRSVEQLNLAGNRLYGQVPDALCKLAGPAGRLSNLTLSGNYFTSVGPACSALIKDGVLDVKHNCIPGFANQRGPAECASFLSQPKTCPAATARVACPAADAKMNAAAPEGRVAKDYSSYVVYATLHE, from the coding sequence ATGGCCATCCACCTTAAATCTCCCTTCACACGAAACCTCGTCTTTCTGCTCTCTTGCACAACAGCGATTGCAGTAGCATCTTCTCGGCCACAACTATCCTACAAGACCAGCCAAGGACATACTGCTCCCTCAGACTATCCACAGCCACATGACTTCCCAAATGAGAGACTCTACCAGGCCTATTGTGTCATCCAGAGCTTCAAAAACACTATCACACGTGATCCCATGAACATTACGTCGACCTGGATCGGCCATGACATCTGTGGCGAGAAAACCTACGCTGGCTTCTACTGCACAGCATTGCCGGGGCACGGTCAGAACCTCACAATCACATCGGCCGTTCTCAACGGCTTTGGCCTGTGTGCACCGAAGCTGCAAGGCTTCATTGATCAGCTCCCAGACCTTGCACTCTTCCAGGCCTCCTCCAACAACTTTGGTGCCTTCGACCTTCCCATCCTTGCTGGACTCGCATACCTATACAAGCTCGACACCAGCGACGACCAGTTTGCAGAGTCTTTAGCCCAACGTGATATCAACGGGTTTACTGACGAAAAGGTTTATGTAACCACACCACCTGTAAATCTACAAGCGAGATTATGCTGGATGGGTCACTGTTCAGGTGCAGGTGCACATCTAGGCGGTCAGAAGACTCAGAGCAGACTCATTACTAGTGCCACAAATGCTAAGGCACTCCTCCTCAACGACGACAACCTGTCGGGGCCACTTCCGGCGAACATTGGCTTCTCCAAGTTGAGCTACCTCGCCCTCGTCAACAACAAGCTCGCCGGTCCAATCCCGCCATCAATCGCGCACATGCAAGACTCCCTCCTCGAGATGCTCCTCCGCAACAACCAGCTCTCCGGCTGCCTCCCCAACGAGCTCGGCATGCTCACGAAGACCACCGTCATCGACGCCGGGATGAACCAGCTCACCGGCCCGATCCCTTCATCCTTCTCCTGCCTCAGGAGCGTCGAGCAGCTCAACCTCGCCGGGAATCGCCTGTACGGGCAGGTCCCCGACGCGCTCTGCAAGCTGGCCGGGCCGGCCGGCCGCCTCTCCAACCTCACGCTCTCGGGCAACTACTTCACGTCGGTCGGGCCGGCGTGCTCGGCACTCATCAAGGACGGCGTGCTGGACGTGAAGCACAACTGCATCCCCGGCTTCGCCAACCAGAGAGGCCCGGCGGAGTGCGCCTCGTTCCTGAGCCAGCCCAAGACGTGCCCGGCGGCGACCGCTCGCGTGGCGTGCCCCGCCGCGGACGCCAAGATGAACGCGGCGGCGCCGGAGGGGAGGGTGGCCAAGGACTACTCCAGCTACGTGGTGTACGCCACTCTGCATGAGTGA
- the LOC119325286 gene encoding uncharacterized protein LOC119325286 isoform X1: MGQTHRDVQSSKSELNRTIDSDKVHVEERDAAGGSFSSTRSSTTSLKMLLAKETSKEVESKSNAPSVVARLMGLEDYFPAKEPVLYDARDFRKSQSCNHLTVTKKALQQQAQQNSIQPVTQVIHTSCETIEYDGVYEGCEEKARMSLFQDQSSQEGRHSESKSGRMDTVPEKFRQGKSHAMEEKLLHSGELEESLHVLSSEKDFFLKCHEEPDPILPRWMSGLHRTPGSPPTRRITVLKPMRSVQYNGARQSRTDRAIEQNGLGLRKFHQRSSSKEGTPSQPSSRIVLLRPTPGKPSIPNAKLTHKAAPFRLIDRNNFNRVLLDNAATPASTKVVNDIIRHRQYDSRQRDDSLLSSTHSNGYGGDESSFSDSEVDHSGDSEVDYIEEDGGSFSDSEEGSPASKYSWDYTRRYGSPYSGSSFGRIPHFPESMVTKEAKQRLSQRWAMVTCDEISQEQVQPPRSTCTLGEMLSLNEGTKDFTACRKDDKTGERSSKLPRSKSLPVISDTFDNMVSKVQASNPESCEPATEVLLSNKGKSSFRGRVSDFLFPKRKPIRQKTNHRPSDCFDERVEACLGDSQSHASHSLETDEKLALREEKIDISAMQNSTSASEGTASVDLPTSLVCRSRRLDRPGLNEGLNCTRDQPSPTSVLDAPSEDSSCNEPESSGSTTWKNAKAASRSSAVEAVACSLSWDDATSESQSLGIPRSPYLPSDVDEDESECHVLVQNIMSSSGLEDARSSMVFAGWHLPDCPLDPVLFNNLLELREQRSYKRLLFDCVNVALVEIGENALLSAFPWSKARTGTWRDGSSPALGVEVWSILKDWIYGSRMFVVSKRDNTGVVMDRIVKQEVEGSGWVKMRMSQVVDIVEGIEGGVLEELLAEAVLDFAT, encoded by the exons ATGGGACAAACTCATAGAGATG TTCAAAGTTCCAAGTCAGAATTGAACAGAACTATTGATTCGGATAAAGTTCACGTGGAGGAAAGAGAT GCAGCTGGTGGTAGTTTTTCAAGCACAAGATCAAGTACGACTTCATTAAAAATGCTATTAGCAAAAGAGACGAGTAAAGAAGTGGAGTCTAAGAGCAACGCACCAAGTGTCGTTGCAAGATTAATGGGCCTTGAGGATTACTTCCCTGCCAAAGAACCAGTTTTATACGATGCTAGAGATTTTAGGAAAAGTCAATCATGTAACCACTTAACAGTGACAAAGAAGGCCTTGCAGCAGCAAGCACAGCAGAATTCCATACAGCCGGTTACACAAGTTATCCATACATCATGTGAAACAATTGAATATGATGGTGTATATGAAGGATGTGAAGAGAAAGCCAGAATGAGTTTGTTCCAGGATCAATCTTCACAGGAAGGAAGACATTCTGAGAGCAAGAGTGGTAGAATGGATACTGTCCCAGAGAAGTTCAGGCAAGGAAAAAGCCATGCCATGGAAGAAAAGCTCCTTCATTCTGGGGAGTTAGAAGAATCtctccatgttcttagttcagagaaAGATTTTTTTCTGAAATGTCATGAAGAACCTGACCCCATTTTGCCAAGATGGATGAGCGGGCTTCACCGGACTCCAGGATCACCTCCGACAAGACGCATTACCGTGCTGAAACCGATGAGATCTGTTCAGTATAATGGTGCAAGACAATCAAGAACAGACCGGGCTATTGAGCAAAATGGACTGGGGCTCAGAAAGTTTCATCAGAGGTCTAGTTCAAAAGAAGGAACCCCTTCGCAGCCAAGTAGTAGAATAGTACTCTTGAGGCCTACCCCAGGGAAGCCAAGTATACCGAATGCAAAGCTGACGCACAAGGCAGCTCCATTTCGGTTAATTGACCGGAACAATTTCAACAGAGTATTACTTGATAATGCGGCAACCCCAGCTTCCACAAAAGTAGTGAATGATATCATTCGGCACCGCCAATATGACTCTCGTCAACGAGATGATTCTTTATTATCTTCAACGCACTCAAACGGATATGGTGGTGATGAAAGCTCGTTCAGCGATTCAGAGGTTGATCACAGTGGAGATTCTGAGGTTGATTATATCGAAGAAGATGGTGGCAGCTTCAGTGACTCAGAGGAAGGTAGTCCTGCatcaaagtattcatgggattacaCCAGAAGATATGGAAGTCCCTACTCCGGCTCATCTTTTGGCAGGATCCCGCATTTTCCTGAGTCAATGGTTACTAAAGAGGCTAAGCAACGGCTTTCGCAGCGATGGGCAATGGTAACCTGTGATGAGATCAGTCAAGAGCAAGTACAGCCGCCAAGGAGCACATGCACCTTAGGTGAGATGCTCTCCCTCAATGAAGGGACGAAAGATTTCACTGCTTGCAGAAAGGATGATAAAACTGGCGAGAGGTCTAGTAAGTTGCCAAGATCAAAGTCTTTGCCAGTGATTTCAGATACATTTGATAACATGGTGTCAAAAGTTCAAGCTTCAAATCCTGAGAGCTGCGAACCAGCAACAGAGGTTTTATTGTCAAATAAAGGAAAATCATCTTTCAGGGGAAGAGtttctgattttctgtttcctaaaAGAAAGCCAATAAGGCAGAAAACCAACCATCGTCCATCTGATTGCTTTGATGAGAGGGTTGAAGCTTGTCTTGGTGATAGTCAATCACATGCTAGTCATAGTTTAGAAACTGATGAAAAACTGGCACTACGTGAAGAGAAAATTGATATTTCTGCCATGCAGAACTCTACCAGCGCTTCAGAG GGAACTGCTTCAGTTGATCTGCCTACATCATTGGTTTGTCGAAGCAGAAGACTTGATAGACCAGGATTAAATGAAGGCCTGAATTGCACTCGTGATCAGCCCAGTCCGACCTCAGTTCTTGATGCACCCTCTGAAGATAGCAGCTGTAACGAACCTGAATCATCTGGAAGCACTACTTGGAAGAATGCGA AAGCTGCCTCAAGATCCTCAGCTGTCGAGGCCGTTGCGTGTTCCTTATCATGGGATGATGCCACCTCAGAATCACAATCACTTGGTATCCCAAGGTCGCCATACCTTCCCTCTGACGTAGACGAGGATGAATCGGAATGCCATGTCCTTGTGCAAAACATAATGTCATCTTCTGGGTTAGAAGATGCACGGTCAAGCATGGTATTTGCTGGCTGGCATTTACCTGACTGCCCCCTTGATCCAGTCCTTTTTAACAACCTTCTGGAGCTACGGGAGCAGAGGTCGTACAAAAGACTTCTTTTTGACTGTGTCAATGTTGCTCTGGTCGAGATTGGCGAGAACGCCCTACTGAGCGCATTCCCGTGGAGCAAAGCACGCACGGGAACATGGAGGGACGGTTCATCTCCTGCTTTGGGGGTGGAAGTGTGGAGCATTCTGAAAGACTGGATTTACGGGTCGCGGATGTTTGTGGTGAGCAAGAGGGACAACACTGGGGTTGTGATGGATAGAATCGTGAAGCAGGAGGTTGAAGGAAGTGGCTGGGTGAAAATGAGGATGTCACAGGTGGTTGACATCGTGGAAGGGATCGAGGGGGGAGTGCTGGAGGAGCTGCTGGCAGAGGCTGTGCTGGATTTCGCTACTTGA
- the LOC119325286 gene encoding uncharacterized protein LOC119325286 isoform X2 translates to MGQTHRDVQSSKSELNRTIDSDKVHVEERDAAGGSFSSTRSSTTSLKMLLAKETSKEVESKSNAPSVVARLMGLEDYFPAKEPVLYDARDFRKSQSCNHLTVTKKALQQQAQQNSIQPVTQVIHTSCETIEYDGVYEGCEEKARMSLFQDQSSQEGRHSESKSGRMDTVPEKFRQGKSHAMEEKLLHSGELEESLHVLSSEKDFFLKCHEEPDPILPRWMSGLHRTPGSPPTRRITVLKPMRSVQYNGARQSRTDRAIEQNGLGLRKFHQRSSSKEGTPSQPSSRIVLLRPTPGKPSIPNAKLTHKAAPFRLIDRNNFNRVLLDNAATPASTKVVNDIIRHRQYDSRQRDDSLLSSTHSNGYGGDESSFSDSEVDHSGDSEVDYIEEDGGSFSDSEEGSPASKYSWDYTRRYGSPYSGSSFGRIPHFPESMVTKEAKQRLSQRWAMVTCDEISQEQVQPPRSTCTLGEMLSLNEGTKDFTACRKDDKTGERSSKLPRSKSLPVISDTFDNMVSKVQASNPESCEPATEVLLSNKGKSSFRGRVSDFLFPKRKPIRQKTNHRPSDCFDERVEACLGDSQSHASHSLETDEKLALREEKIDISAMQNSTSASEGTASVDLPTSLVCRSRRLDRPGLNEGLNCTRDQPSPTSVLDAPSEDSSCNEPESSGSTTWKNATASRSSAVEAVACSLSWDDATSESQSLGIPRSPYLPSDVDEDESECHVLVQNIMSSSGLEDARSSMVFAGWHLPDCPLDPVLFNNLLELREQRSYKRLLFDCVNVALVEIGENALLSAFPWSKARTGTWRDGSSPALGVEVWSILKDWIYGSRMFVVSKRDNTGVVMDRIVKQEVEGSGWVKMRMSQVVDIVEGIEGGVLEELLAEAVLDFAT, encoded by the exons ATGGGACAAACTCATAGAGATG TTCAAAGTTCCAAGTCAGAATTGAACAGAACTATTGATTCGGATAAAGTTCACGTGGAGGAAAGAGAT GCAGCTGGTGGTAGTTTTTCAAGCACAAGATCAAGTACGACTTCATTAAAAATGCTATTAGCAAAAGAGACGAGTAAAGAAGTGGAGTCTAAGAGCAACGCACCAAGTGTCGTTGCAAGATTAATGGGCCTTGAGGATTACTTCCCTGCCAAAGAACCAGTTTTATACGATGCTAGAGATTTTAGGAAAAGTCAATCATGTAACCACTTAACAGTGACAAAGAAGGCCTTGCAGCAGCAAGCACAGCAGAATTCCATACAGCCGGTTACACAAGTTATCCATACATCATGTGAAACAATTGAATATGATGGTGTATATGAAGGATGTGAAGAGAAAGCCAGAATGAGTTTGTTCCAGGATCAATCTTCACAGGAAGGAAGACATTCTGAGAGCAAGAGTGGTAGAATGGATACTGTCCCAGAGAAGTTCAGGCAAGGAAAAAGCCATGCCATGGAAGAAAAGCTCCTTCATTCTGGGGAGTTAGAAGAATCtctccatgttcttagttcagagaaAGATTTTTTTCTGAAATGTCATGAAGAACCTGACCCCATTTTGCCAAGATGGATGAGCGGGCTTCACCGGACTCCAGGATCACCTCCGACAAGACGCATTACCGTGCTGAAACCGATGAGATCTGTTCAGTATAATGGTGCAAGACAATCAAGAACAGACCGGGCTATTGAGCAAAATGGACTGGGGCTCAGAAAGTTTCATCAGAGGTCTAGTTCAAAAGAAGGAACCCCTTCGCAGCCAAGTAGTAGAATAGTACTCTTGAGGCCTACCCCAGGGAAGCCAAGTATACCGAATGCAAAGCTGACGCACAAGGCAGCTCCATTTCGGTTAATTGACCGGAACAATTTCAACAGAGTATTACTTGATAATGCGGCAACCCCAGCTTCCACAAAAGTAGTGAATGATATCATTCGGCACCGCCAATATGACTCTCGTCAACGAGATGATTCTTTATTATCTTCAACGCACTCAAACGGATATGGTGGTGATGAAAGCTCGTTCAGCGATTCAGAGGTTGATCACAGTGGAGATTCTGAGGTTGATTATATCGAAGAAGATGGTGGCAGCTTCAGTGACTCAGAGGAAGGTAGTCCTGCatcaaagtattcatgggattacaCCAGAAGATATGGAAGTCCCTACTCCGGCTCATCTTTTGGCAGGATCCCGCATTTTCCTGAGTCAATGGTTACTAAAGAGGCTAAGCAACGGCTTTCGCAGCGATGGGCAATGGTAACCTGTGATGAGATCAGTCAAGAGCAAGTACAGCCGCCAAGGAGCACATGCACCTTAGGTGAGATGCTCTCCCTCAATGAAGGGACGAAAGATTTCACTGCTTGCAGAAAGGATGATAAAACTGGCGAGAGGTCTAGTAAGTTGCCAAGATCAAAGTCTTTGCCAGTGATTTCAGATACATTTGATAACATGGTGTCAAAAGTTCAAGCTTCAAATCCTGAGAGCTGCGAACCAGCAACAGAGGTTTTATTGTCAAATAAAGGAAAATCATCTTTCAGGGGAAGAGtttctgattttctgtttcctaaaAGAAAGCCAATAAGGCAGAAAACCAACCATCGTCCATCTGATTGCTTTGATGAGAGGGTTGAAGCTTGTCTTGGTGATAGTCAATCACATGCTAGTCATAGTTTAGAAACTGATGAAAAACTGGCACTACGTGAAGAGAAAATTGATATTTCTGCCATGCAGAACTCTACCAGCGCTTCAGAG GGAACTGCTTCAGTTGATCTGCCTACATCATTGGTTTGTCGAAGCAGAAGACTTGATAGACCAGGATTAAATGAAGGCCTGAATTGCACTCGTGATCAGCCCAGTCCGACCTCAGTTCTTGATGCACCCTCTGAAGATAGCAGCTGTAACGAACCTGAATCATCTGGAAGCACTACTTGGAAGAATGCGA CTGCCTCAAGATCCTCAGCTGTCGAGGCCGTTGCGTGTTCCTTATCATGGGATGATGCCACCTCAGAATCACAATCACTTGGTATCCCAAGGTCGCCATACCTTCCCTCTGACGTAGACGAGGATGAATCGGAATGCCATGTCCTTGTGCAAAACATAATGTCATCTTCTGGGTTAGAAGATGCACGGTCAAGCATGGTATTTGCTGGCTGGCATTTACCTGACTGCCCCCTTGATCCAGTCCTTTTTAACAACCTTCTGGAGCTACGGGAGCAGAGGTCGTACAAAAGACTTCTTTTTGACTGTGTCAATGTTGCTCTGGTCGAGATTGGCGAGAACGCCCTACTGAGCGCATTCCCGTGGAGCAAAGCACGCACGGGAACATGGAGGGACGGTTCATCTCCTGCTTTGGGGGTGGAAGTGTGGAGCATTCTGAAAGACTGGATTTACGGGTCGCGGATGTTTGTGGTGAGCAAGAGGGACAACACTGGGGTTGTGATGGATAGAATCGTGAAGCAGGAGGTTGAAGGAAGTGGCTGGGTGAAAATGAGGATGTCACAGGTGGTTGACATCGTGGAAGGGATCGAGGGGGGAGTGCTGGAGGAGCTGCTGGCAGAGGCTGTGCTGGATTTCGCTACTTGA